From the Maioricimonas rarisocia genome, one window contains:
- a CDS encoding VOC family protein has product MEQRLSLVTLGVSNLNRSREFYERLGWSASASSTDDVVFFQLGGLVLGLYAREALAEDAQIDAAGSGFGGIALAYNGRSREDVDAVLAEAQNAGARILKPARDVFWGGYSGYFADRDGHPWEVAWNPGMTITESGQAMLPD; this is encoded by the coding sequence ATGGAACAGCGACTCAGCCTGGTCACACTCGGCGTCAGCAATCTGAATCGCAGCCGCGAATTCTACGAACGGCTCGGATGGTCCGCCTCCGCATCCAGCACCGACGACGTCGTCTTCTTCCAACTCGGCGGGCTCGTCCTGGGGCTCTACGCCCGCGAGGCCCTCGCCGAAGATGCACAGATCGACGCAGCGGGAAGCGGCTTCGGAGGGATCGCACTGGCGTACAACGGCCGCAGCCGCGAAGACGTCGATGCCGTACTTGCCGAAGCACAAAACGCGGGAGCCCGAATCCTCAAGCCGGCCCGGGATGTCTTCTGGGGCGGGTACTCGGGCTACTTTGCCGATCGGGATGGGCATCCGTGGGAAGTCGCCTGGAACCCGGGCATGACCATCACCGAAAGTGGTCAGGCCATGCTTCCTGACTGA
- a CDS encoding type II toxin-antitoxin system death-on-curing family toxin has product MGDIDFLSTGDVLFAHRDQIERYGGDPGVRDIELLESAIAQPEATFNGQLLHAFPFEMAAAYLYHLVQNHPFVDGNKRTGAVAGLLFLDLNGIAINAPAGSLYDMTIAVANGHMRKPKVAEFFRAHAVAT; this is encoded by the coding sequence ATGGGCGACATCGACTTCCTGTCGACCGGCGACGTCCTGTTCGCACATCGGGACCAGATCGAGCGGTACGGAGGCGATCCCGGCGTACGCGATATCGAGCTGCTCGAGTCAGCGATCGCACAGCCGGAAGCCACGTTCAACGGACAACTGCTGCACGCGTTCCCGTTCGAGATGGCGGCGGCGTATCTGTACCACCTCGTGCAGAACCATCCGTTTGTTGACGGCAACAAACGCACGGGAGCCGTGGCAGGACTTCTGTTCCTCGACCTGAACGGCATCGCCATCAATGCCCCAGCCGGCTCGCTCTACGACATGACGATCGCCGTCGCCAACGGCCATATGCGGAAGCCGAAAGTCGCGGAGTTCTTTCGTGCGCATGCCGTCGCGACCTGA
- a CDS encoding homing endonuclease associated repeat-containing protein has product MPPIEQVSRKWVLRLARELAAEYGESLTLTAFRRETGLSQHAIFDLFGNWKNLRRAVGLTPEAPRARNRVTNDQILERMRELADEYGERLTERAFVQATGWSARLIRDRFGSWGDLRLAVGLPPRARMQQHYTTEEILEDMYRVYARTRSRPLYHKHRVRGGRISPTTIQQRFGSWKSACDALKGYLRARGVYNDWMPLPRDGTHAGSEEGNHGVVMSVRRPGQ; this is encoded by the coding sequence ATGCCCCCGATCGAGCAGGTTTCACGGAAATGGGTGCTGCGGCTGGCCAGGGAGCTGGCCGCCGAGTACGGCGAATCGCTGACGCTGACGGCTTTCCGGCGGGAGACGGGTCTGTCGCAGCATGCGATCTTCGATCTGTTCGGCAACTGGAAGAATCTCCGCCGGGCGGTGGGGCTGACTCCGGAGGCACCGCGGGCGAGGAACCGGGTGACGAACGATCAGATTCTGGAGCGAATGCGGGAACTGGCTGACGAGTATGGCGAACGACTGACGGAGCGGGCGTTCGTGCAGGCGACGGGGTGGTCGGCGCGGCTGATCCGGGACCGGTTCGGGAGCTGGGGTGATCTGCGGCTGGCGGTCGGTCTTCCGCCGCGGGCAAGGATGCAGCAGCACTACACGACCGAAGAGATTCTGGAGGACATGTACCGGGTGTACGCCCGGACACGGAGCCGGCCGCTGTATCACAAGCACCGGGTGCGTGGGGGACGGATCAGTCCGACGACGATTCAGCAGCGGTTCGGATCGTGGAAGAGTGCATGCGATGCGCTGAAGGGGTATCTTCGTGCACGGGGCGTGTACAACGACTGGATGCCGCTGCCGCGGGATGGGACGCATGCAGGGAGTGAGGAAGGGAACCACGGAGTGGTCATGTCGGTGCGACGCCCCGGACAATGA
- the mntR gene encoding manganese-binding transcriptional regulator MntR has product MARRHKASEQHARTRSDHATELAEDYVEAIDDFVNARGQCRVTDLAEHFGVSHVTVNRTVGRLQKGGWVTTEPYAPIELTDEGRRLAAVARKRHEVVLQFLMSLGISESVATIDAEGIEHHVSDETLQAMQRFIDDRRQHG; this is encoded by the coding sequence ATGGCCAGGCGGCACAAGGCATCTGAACAGCACGCACGCACACGTAGCGACCACGCGACCGAACTGGCCGAAGACTATGTCGAGGCAATCGACGACTTCGTCAACGCGCGCGGACAGTGCCGCGTCACCGATCTTGCCGAACACTTCGGCGTCAGCCATGTCACGGTCAACCGCACGGTCGGGCGCCTCCAGAAGGGGGGCTGGGTCACGACCGAGCCATACGCCCCCATCGAACTGACCGACGAAGGCCGCAGGCTCGCAGCCGTTGCCCGCAAACGGCACGAAGTCGTGCTGCAGTTTCTGATGTCACTGGGCATCAGCGAGTCCGTCGCCACCATCGATGCCGAAGGCATCGAACATCACGTCAGCGACGAAACTCTCCAGGCGATGCAGCGGTTCATCGACGACCGCCGACAGCATGGGTAG
- a CDS encoding bifunctional metallophosphatase/5'-nucleotidase: MITFACLVGGMWSSAMAEEGSGTRITILHTCDFHGRHLPFEVAPGDATSQTGTPRQPANTFRRAGRIGGFAALAGAVERFRQKRGSEHILLLHAGDTFSDDLLGNLTRGEAIIRMMNATGYDFAALGNHDFDYGFDQTRRLHEVADFPLRAANVIDEETQSSLFGEPFRLFERGGVIVGVLALGYHNTHETTAPKNVKGLSFTSGIEAARQYVPQLRKQADIVVVVSHQGTAVDKRLAREVAGIDLIVGGHSHDRLEPALEVESTTIVQVMSDTVALGEVRIDVQDGKVVAIEDELHMLWEDQFHDETMAGLIAEIRRPYRETLETVVGEAATAIAREYKQESPFDTLVADLLRQRTNAEVALLPGVGYGVTLRKGEVTREQLYALLPHPVKLATLELSGQQIHETLEQSATNLRAADPSQRVGGLIQTAGMTWTVDFTRPEGERVRDIRVAGAPLDSNRRYRVATHSGMLQGIHRYDQLSKGMDVQVKDEKVIDILEEHFRKSSPVSPPDSPQVTVIDAM; the protein is encoded by the coding sequence GTGATCACCTTCGCTTGTCTGGTCGGCGGGATGTGGTCGTCCGCAATGGCCGAAGAGGGAAGTGGCACGCGGATCACGATTCTGCATACCTGCGATTTTCACGGGCGGCACCTGCCGTTCGAGGTCGCGCCGGGAGATGCCACATCCCAGACCGGCACGCCCCGGCAGCCTGCCAACACGTTCCGGCGGGCAGGACGAATCGGCGGGTTTGCCGCTCTGGCAGGTGCCGTTGAACGGTTTCGCCAGAAGCGGGGCAGCGAGCACATCCTGCTGCTCCACGCCGGAGACACGTTCAGTGACGATCTGCTTGGCAACCTGACCAGGGGTGAAGCGATCATCCGCATGATGAACGCGACCGGCTACGACTTCGCGGCGCTGGGTAACCATGACTTCGATTACGGCTTCGATCAGACGCGTCGTCTGCACGAGGTCGCGGACTTTCCGTTGCGGGCAGCGAATGTGATCGACGAGGAAACGCAATCCTCACTCTTCGGCGAGCCGTTCCGTCTTTTCGAACGCGGAGGTGTCATCGTTGGTGTCCTGGCTCTGGGCTATCACAACACCCATGAGACGACCGCTCCCAAGAACGTAAAGGGGCTCTCGTTCACCAGCGGAATCGAAGCAGCACGGCAATACGTTCCGCAGCTTCGCAAGCAGGCGGATATCGTGGTTGTCGTGTCGCATCAGGGGACGGCGGTGGACAAGCGGCTCGCCCGGGAAGTCGCAGGTATCGATCTCATTGTCGGCGGCCATTCGCACGACCGTCTCGAACCGGCTCTCGAAGTGGAATCGACGACGATCGTGCAGGTCATGTCGGATACGGTCGCCCTTGGCGAGGTCCGAATCGATGTGCAGGACGGCAAGGTTGTGGCGATCGAAGATGAACTGCACATGCTCTGGGAGGACCAGTTTCACGACGAGACGATGGCGGGGTTGATCGCCGAGATTCGCCGCCCGTACCGGGAGACGCTGGAGACGGTCGTTGGCGAGGCGGCAACTGCAATCGCCCGCGAGTACAAACAGGAGAGTCCGTTCGACACGCTGGTGGCTGATCTGCTGCGTCAGCGAACGAATGCCGAAGTCGCACTCTTGCCGGGTGTCGGTTACGGCGTGACGCTGCGAAAAGGCGAAGTCACTCGCGAACAGCTTTACGCGCTGCTGCCACATCCGGTGAAGCTCGCGACGCTCGAGTTGTCCGGGCAGCAGATCCACGAGACGCTGGAGCAGTCTGCGACGAACCTCCGTGCGGCCGATCCGTCGCAGCGGGTGGGAGGGCTGATCCAGACGGCAGGAATGACGTGGACGGTGGATTTCACGCGTCCTGAAGGAGAGCGTGTGCGGGACATTCGTGTTGCGGGAGCCCCCCTCGATTCCAACAGGCGGTATCGGGTCGCGACACACAGCGGGATGCTGCAGGGTATTCACCGGTACGACCAGCTTTCGAAGGGGATGGACGTGCAGGTGAAGGATGAGAAGGTGATCGACATTCTCGAGGAGCATTTCAGAAAGTCTTCACCGGTTTCGCCGCCGGACTCGCCGCAGGTGACCGTGATTGATGCGATGTGA
- a CDS encoding DUF1552 domain-containing protein translates to MRAQFDRRHLLRGMGALIALPTLESIGFRRFASAAEKAPAAPPRRMVFLGVGFGVTKETWFPNVEQTGADYDLPEGLAPLARHKADFTVVQGCSHQYSNEAHWGSTFWLTGANRFAVPGQNMSNSISADQVAARQLGRDTRFSSIQLNSTDGSSSGHGPGLSLAWDQRGKPVAGFNDPVQLFHKLFSADDLPLEQRQAAIAEKRSVLDAVLAEARRVQRGLTKTDKDKLDEYFQSIRDIETRLSKDETWLEIPKARSPIDEPDPGLKGREEVEVMYDLIVAALQTDSTRVMTYRMPGQSLLQSMDITLSAHNVSHYSPGERMQASQARDRTHSELLAGLIDKLKATKEADGSSLFDHVALAFGSNISSIHYLTNCPTILAGGGANLKLGQHLVLPENTPLCNVWLTMLQGIGINAERHGDSTGVVPDLQA, encoded by the coding sequence ATGAGAGCCCAGTTCGACCGTCGTCATTTGCTGAGGGGAATGGGAGCACTGATTGCGCTGCCGACGTTGGAATCGATTGGCTTCCGCCGCTTCGCTTCGGCCGCAGAGAAGGCGCCCGCAGCACCGCCCAGACGGATGGTGTTTCTTGGCGTCGGATTTGGTGTGACGAAAGAAACCTGGTTTCCCAACGTCGAGCAGACCGGGGCCGACTACGACCTGCCCGAAGGCCTCGCTCCCTTGGCGCGGCACAAGGCGGACTTCACCGTGGTGCAGGGGTGCTCGCACCAGTACAGCAACGAAGCTCACTGGGGCAGCACGTTCTGGCTGACGGGGGCGAATCGTTTCGCGGTTCCCGGGCAGAATATGTCCAACAGCATCTCGGCCGACCAGGTGGCGGCCCGGCAACTGGGGCGGGACACCCGCTTTTCTTCCATACAGCTCAACAGCACCGACGGGAGTTCGTCCGGTCATGGCCCTGGGCTGTCGTTGGCCTGGGACCAGCGCGGCAAACCTGTCGCCGGGTTCAATGATCCGGTGCAGCTGTTCCACAAGCTGTTTTCCGCCGACGACCTGCCTCTGGAACAACGCCAGGCGGCCATCGCCGAAAAACGCAGCGTGCTGGATGCCGTCCTGGCCGAAGCAAGACGCGTGCAGCGTGGCCTGACGAAGACGGATAAAGACAAGCTGGACGAATACTTCCAGAGCATCCGGGACATCGAGACGCGGCTGAGCAAAGACGAGACGTGGCTCGAAATCCCCAAGGCCAGGTCTCCCATTGACGAGCCAGATCCGGGCTTGAAAGGGCGTGAAGAAGTGGAGGTGATGTACGACTTGATCGTCGCCGCACTCCAGACCGACAGTACCCGGGTGATGACGTACCGCATGCCAGGCCAGTCGCTGCTGCAGAGCATGGACATCACCTTGAGCGCTCACAACGTAAGCCATTACTCGCCGGGGGAACGCATGCAGGCATCCCAGGCCCGCGACAGGACTCACAGCGAACTGTTGGCAGGATTGATCGACAAGCTCAAGGCGACGAAAGAAGCAGACGGATCGAGCCTCTTCGATCATGTCGCACTGGCGTTCGGTTCCAACATCAGCTCCATCCATTATCTCACCAACTGCCCGACCATTCTCGCCGGCGGCGGAGCCAATCTGAAACTGGGCCAGCATCTGGTCCTGCCCGAGAACACTCCGCTGTGTAATGTGTGGCTGACGATGTTGCAGGGAATTGGCATCAACGCCGAACGGCACGGCGACAGTACCGGCGTCGTGCCGGACTTGCAGGCGTGA
- a CDS encoding BP74-related protein produces the protein MHRPNAPAFFAMTDTDGQPRFIIRIDRVETIEHARNILAGTEKQRIHVRGTIVKRPADYNPGWRYHLHPDSIEFFELSMEVCDAAIQYVEDHLEEVGGSTLPGCYWCPWSSRLVAEVTDEIET, from the coding sequence ATGCACCGCCCCAATGCCCCTGCCTTCTTTGCAATGACCGACACCGACGGTCAGCCCCGCTTCATCATCCGCATCGATCGCGTCGAAACGATCGAGCACGCCCGAAACATTCTGGCGGGCACGGAGAAGCAGCGCATCCACGTCCGGGGCACCATCGTCAAGCGACCGGCCGACTACAATCCCGGCTGGCGGTACCACCTCCATCCCGACTCGATCGAGTTCTTCGAACTCTCCATGGAAGTCTGCGACGCAGCCATTCAGTACGTCGAAGATCACCTCGAGGAAGTCGGCGGCAGCACGCTGCCCGGCTGCTACTGGTGTCCCTGGAGTTCCCGTCTCGTGGCCGAAGTGACCGACGAGATCGAAACCTGA
- a CDS encoding SecDF P1 head subdomain-containing protein → MKTLFAAMLSLVAALAADGFVQADDAEKPEKVILELRLAEEKPAKGLIEKTLRDGSKTVYLHAEPAITKKHFENVRRHRSRHAPELNPHSLEFTLTDEGGKLLARMTEGHFGRPMAVLLNGEVVAAPIVRARIGKECVITGGLRPEEISEIVDAFSSQ, encoded by the coding sequence ATGAAGACGCTCTTTGCGGCCATGCTGTCTCTGGTTGCTGCGCTGGCAGCGGATGGATTTGTGCAGGCGGATGATGCGGAGAAGCCGGAGAAGGTGATTCTCGAGCTCCGGCTGGCCGAGGAAAAGCCGGCGAAGGGGCTGATTGAGAAGACTCTCCGCGACGGGTCGAAGACGGTGTATCTGCACGCAGAGCCGGCGATCACGAAAAAGCACTTCGAGAACGTCCGCCGGCATCGGTCACGTCACGCCCCCGAACTCAATCCCCACAGTCTCGAGTTCACGCTCACTGATGAGGGTGGGAAACTCCTTGCGCGGATGACTGAAGGACACTTCGGACGCCCGATGGCCGTCCTGCTGAACGGGGAAGTGGTGGCGGCTCCGATCGTCCGGGCGAGGATCGGAAAGGAGTGCGTGATCACCGGCGGGCTGCGTCCGGAAGAGATTTCGGAGATCGTCGACGCGTTCTCGAGTCAGTGA
- a CDS encoding DUF6429 family protein → MDYDTDKIDDAVLALLALTVHDESEYGARSWKGHDWDALNRLHEKGLIGDPVSKAKSVILTPEGLAKSRELFDRLFGKEG, encoded by the coding sequence ATGGATTACGACACAGACAAGATTGATGACGCGGTGCTGGCGCTGCTGGCTCTGACGGTTCACGACGAAAGCGAGTACGGAGCACGAAGCTGGAAGGGGCACGACTGGGATGCGCTCAATCGGCTGCACGAGAAGGGCCTGATTGGCGATCCTGTTTCGAAGGCCAAGTCGGTTATCCTGACGCCGGAAGGGCTGGCGAAGAGTCGCGAGCTGTTCGACCGGTTGTTCGGGAAGGAGGGGTGA
- a CDS encoding AbrB/MazE/SpoVT family DNA-binding domain-containing protein encodes MKKTLIRHGNSLALVIDKPILEMLQITAETPLELTTNGDAILVRPIRDKRRQRQLQESLDRINEKFGDDLERLAQ; translated from the coding sequence ATGAAAAAGACATTGATCAGGCACGGCAACAGCCTGGCACTTGTCATCGACAAGCCGATCCTGGAAATGCTCCAGATCACAGCCGAGACGCCACTGGAACTGACCACGAATGGCGACGCGATTCTGGTCCGGCCAATCCGTGACAAACGACGGCAACGTCAGCTGCAGGAGTCGCTGGACAGGATCAACGAGAAGTTTGGTGACGACCTCGAACGTCTGGCGCAATAG
- a CDS encoding DsrE family protein, giving the protein MKSLIAFTFAALATSLALADPTGDPQYKHPVIKDHGGIVELPGVDHQPKRDSKVVLDITSDKKEGGVLLGFDRAGLILNQYTAAGAGVDNGFKMTLILHGPATKAALSHEGYARHTSSYKKDLGKTRNPNLELIQKLTEAGVDIYVCGQALAHHGYATSDVASPVKIAVSAATLNINVQMDGYAYIPFK; this is encoded by the coding sequence ATGAAGTCACTCATCGCTTTCACGTTTGCCGCACTCGCGACCTCCCTGGCACTGGCCGATCCCACCGGAGATCCGCAGTACAAGCACCCGGTTATCAAGGATCACGGCGGCATCGTCGAGCTTCCGGGTGTGGATCACCAGCCGAAAAGGGACTCGAAGGTGGTTCTCGACATCACTTCGGACAAGAAAGAAGGGGGCGTGCTTCTGGGCTTCGACCGGGCGGGTTTGATTCTCAACCAGTACACCGCAGCGGGGGCGGGCGTCGACAACGGATTCAAGATGACGCTTATCCTGCACGGTCCGGCGACCAAAGCCGCGCTCTCTCACGAGGGATACGCCAGGCACACCAGCTCGTACAAAAAGGATCTGGGCAAGACCAGGAATCCCAATCTGGAGCTCATTCAGAAACTGACCGAGGCGGGTGTGGACATCTACGTCTGCGGACAGGCGCTGGCTCACCATGGCTATGCCACCAGCGACGTCGCTTCCCCGGTCAAGATCGCCGTCTCTGCTGCGACGTTGAACATCAACGTGCAGATGGACGGCTATGCCTACATTCCGTTCAAATAG
- a CDS encoding GNAT family N-acetyltransferase: MITSSELVGTFSVSRYLNRSVVRLLPVDALTTQDMSRWQQLASRAASANPFIEPDFVVPLVETGIVRHECKLVVVEHAATSSWMAAAVVHECPPSAKRPLPRLAALDSPYTFLDQPLIDAHTRHHAVRTMLESLSQQRQWHGLRFRRQPADSPLLRQEPTEAGVHQLCDHTWSRAAVKLNDVSRDQLLSRCSRSRRKSLRRNRDAARRQGGMSFRLVWPTPDDHRAVERFLHLEQMGWKGNAGTALASRPRHHRFFREMVRRFSQRQAVCFGELMVGSDVIASSCNLVGSDTLFAFKIGWNPDFARFAPGYWAEIELAHTVAETTPTLQMIDSCSVPGSYTESVWPDRRAMTASVLVWSRRARILCAAREYVRKARQLDIPLAS; the protein is encoded by the coding sequence ATGATCACGTCGTCCGAACTCGTCGGAACATTCAGCGTTTCGCGGTACCTGAACCGTTCCGTTGTCCGCCTCCTTCCTGTCGATGCCCTCACCACGCAGGACATGAGCCGCTGGCAGCAACTCGCGTCTCGCGCCGCGTCGGCAAACCCCTTCATCGAGCCGGACTTCGTGGTTCCGCTCGTCGAAACGGGCATCGTCCGTCATGAGTGCAAACTGGTCGTCGTCGAACATGCCGCGACCTCCAGCTGGATGGCAGCCGCAGTCGTGCATGAGTGTCCTCCCTCGGCGAAGCGACCGCTTCCGCGACTGGCGGCACTCGATTCCCCTTACACCTTCCTCGACCAGCCGCTGATTGATGCGCACACGCGACATCACGCCGTTCGCACCATGCTCGAATCGTTGTCGCAACAACGACAATGGCACGGCCTGCGCTTTCGCCGTCAGCCGGCCGACTCCCCTCTGCTTCGTCAGGAACCGACGGAAGCAGGCGTCCACCAGCTTTGCGATCACACCTGGAGTCGGGCCGCGGTCAAACTGAACGACGTTTCCCGCGATCAACTGCTCTCACGCTGTTCCAGGTCCCGTCGTAAGTCACTCCGTCGAAATCGCGACGCCGCACGCCGACAGGGCGGAATGTCCTTCCGCCTCGTCTGGCCCACTCCGGACGATCACCGCGCAGTCGAGAGGTTTCTCCATCTCGAACAGATGGGCTGGAAGGGAAACGCCGGCACCGCGCTCGCCTCACGCCCCCGGCATCACCGGTTCTTCCGCGAAATGGTTCGCCGGTTCTCGCAACGGCAGGCCGTCTGCTTTGGCGAACTCATGGTCGGCAGCGACGTTATCGCCTCCTCCTGCAATCTTGTCGGCAGTGACACGCTTTTCGCTTTCAAGATCGGTTGGAATCCCGATTTCGCCCGCTTCGCCCCAGGCTACTGGGCCGAGATCGAACTGGCACACACCGTCGCAGAGACCACTCCCACGCTGCAGATGATCGACAGTTGTTCGGTTCCCGGCTCCTACACCGAGTCGGTCTGGCCCGACCGCCGCGCAATGACCGCCTCCGTGCTTGTCTGGTCCCGTCGTGCCCGAATTCTGTGTGCGGCCCGCGAGTATGTGCGCAAGGCACGACAACTCGACATCCCGCTGGCTTCGTAA
- a CDS encoding IS4 family transposase, which translates to MAMLQLEINDWAQENFGACQLGDVRRTRRAVKLAAQVAARPDGSTPEQTEAWPDCKAAYRLFDRDEVTFDALCEPHWELTRNRDGGTWLLLGDTTEIDFRIQREISGLGPTGDGKGRGFFLHSSLMIDADTGEIAGLAGAELFHRKPAPKGETRRQQMNRERESEVWGRVIDRVGTPPEGAHFIHVFDAGADNFEVFCHLQIQKCGWVIQAAHKHRRVFGPEGDRLPLQALIDRQPVSGMSELSLRSRKQASGTKQSSRTALLEVRHAPLTMPIPKTQTPFVQQCGIKRIPMWVIDIREVDAPADVKEPLHWVLLTSEPVQSFDDARTVIGWYEKRPVIEDYHKCLKTGCRVEERQYETSERLEAVTGMLSVVAIRLLQLKYVARSEPNVPAKRVVPPTWLEMLQAVQRGKRQIRTVRDFFRSLAMLGGFLGRKSDGEPGWITIWRGMNKLLMYLRGAAAIGRRYG; encoded by the coding sequence ATGGCCATGCTGCAGCTGGAGATCAACGATTGGGCCCAGGAGAATTTTGGAGCATGTCAGTTGGGTGACGTTCGAAGAACCAGGCGGGCAGTGAAACTCGCCGCGCAAGTAGCCGCTCGCCCCGATGGCAGCACTCCCGAACAGACGGAAGCCTGGCCCGACTGCAAGGCTGCGTACCGCCTGTTTGACCGGGACGAGGTGACGTTCGATGCGCTGTGCGAACCGCACTGGGAACTGACACGCAACCGTGATGGAGGCACCTGGCTGCTGCTCGGTGACACGACCGAGATTGACTTCCGGATCCAGCGCGAGATCTCCGGACTGGGACCAACCGGTGACGGCAAGGGCCGGGGTTTCTTCCTGCACTCGTCGCTGATGATTGATGCGGACACGGGGGAGATTGCCGGGCTGGCCGGTGCGGAACTGTTTCATCGCAAACCGGCCCCCAAGGGCGAAACCCGCCGTCAACAGATGAACCGCGAACGGGAATCGGAGGTCTGGGGCCGGGTGATTGACCGTGTCGGCACGCCGCCGGAGGGAGCCCACTTTATTCACGTGTTCGATGCTGGGGCAGATAATTTTGAAGTCTTCTGTCATCTGCAGATCCAGAAGTGCGGATGGGTGATCCAAGCCGCGCACAAACATCGTCGGGTGTTCGGTCCGGAAGGGGACCGCCTGCCGCTGCAGGCGCTGATCGACCGGCAGCCGGTCAGCGGAATGTCTGAACTGTCGCTCCGATCGCGCAAACAGGCATCGGGCACCAAACAGTCGTCCCGCACAGCCCTGCTCGAAGTCCGGCATGCGCCGTTGACCATGCCGATCCCGAAGACACAGACTCCCTTCGTGCAGCAGTGCGGGATCAAACGGATACCGATGTGGGTGATCGACATCCGGGAAGTGGATGCACCGGCCGACGTGAAAGAACCGCTGCACTGGGTGCTGCTGACCTCCGAACCGGTGCAGAGCTTCGACGATGCGCGGACCGTGATCGGCTGGTATGAGAAACGGCCGGTGATTGAGGACTATCACAAGTGCCTGAAAACGGGCTGTCGCGTGGAAGAACGGCAGTACGAGACCAGTGAGCGTCTGGAAGCCGTGACGGGCATGCTGAGCGTGGTCGCCATACGTTTGCTGCAGCTGAAGTATGTGGCGCGGTCCGAACCGAACGTCCCCGCGAAACGGGTTGTTCCGCCGACATGGCTGGAGATGCTGCAGGCCGTCCAGCGAGGCAAACGACAGATCAGGACGGTCCGCGACTTCTTTCGTTCGCTGGCCATGCTTGGCGGATTCCTCGGTCGCAAATCGGACGGTGAGCCGGGCTGGATCACCATCTGGCGCGGTATGAACAAGCTCCTGATGTACCTCCGCGGGGCCGCCGCCATCGGCCGTAGATATGGGTAA